The stretch of DNA TATGGAGGTGGCATGATGGGGGGATCAACGATGGGGGGCGGCTGGGGACTTCTCGGCGGAGCGATGGGACTTTCGGGGCTCCTCTGGATGGGACTGTTAGTCGTGCTCCCGCTGTACCTTGTTTGGAGGGTCTGGGGTCGTCGAGACGACGAAGGCGGCGAGCGCTCGATGGCGGTCCTCCGCGAACGTTACGCGCGTGGTGATCTCTCAGATGACGAGTTTGAACGGAGGCGGGAACAATTAGAGCGGTCCCTCTCAAACCGGTCTCGTAGCGATAGTGGAGGGACAGTTCCCGCGCGTAATTCATCTGGACACTACTGTTAAATATACAACAATTGTACCATGGCGTATGAGCTACACGATGGAAACGTCAGCGACTGGTGACTTCGACCAGGTGGTCGAACGGACCGTCGACGCGCTCGAAGACGAGGGGTTCGGTGTCCTCTGTGACATCGACGTCCAGAGCACGTTCGAGGAGAAACTCGGGGAAGAGTTTCGACAGTATCGTATCCTCGGCGCCTGTACTCCAGCGCTCGCACACGAGGGGCTGACCGCGGAGCAGGACCTGGGCGCACTCCTCCCGTGTAACGTCATCGTCTACGAGACTGACGATGACGATATCACCGTGAGCGCTGTCGACCCGCAACAGCTTGTCGGCATTGCGGATAACGATGCACTCGACTCGATTGCCACTGACGTTACCGACCGATTCAAACGGGTTTTATCGGCAGTCGGCAACGGAACTCG from Haloarcula salinisoli encodes:
- a CDS encoding DUF302 domain-containing protein, translating into MSYTMETSATGDFDQVVERTVDALEDEGFGVLCDIDVQSTFEEKLGEEFRQYRILGACTPALAHEGLTAEQDLGALLPCNVIVYETDDDDITVSAVDPQQLVGIADNDALDSIATDVTDRFKRVLSAVGNGTR
- a CDS encoding SHOCT domain-containing protein — translated: MAVLRERYARGDLSDDEFERRREQLERSLSNRSRSDSGGTVPARNSSGHYC